The sequence GGTGGACCGGCAGCCATTGCGGGTGTACCCAATAGGAGCGAAACAGGAaataaaagcaggaagtgtaTCCTTCCTTTTGTTTGagtcaactcaactgacattaaTTAACAAATAGATAGATTGCATTTCTCTTAATTCCATTATTGTCAGGCTACATACTCCTGTTATGTAGGCTAGCCCACTTACCAACGTACTAGCCAGTTGTGCCGCGAAAACAGCTAGTGCACGCTAACGTCATGTAAGATGGTACCAAATAAAAGGACAAATGGTATTATCCTTATTATCAAAGAGAGTTTCTATACAAGAAAGATCAATATATAGTAATAATCCCACTGCCACATACGTCCCTATTCCAATTCCCATCCGTATtcccatttacacacacacttccactcCCATTCCCACTTCCATCCCATTCCCATTCCTATTCCCACTCCCACTTCCATCCCCATTCCCACTCCCACTTCCATCCCCATTCCCACTCCCATTCCCACTCCCACTACCATTCCCACTCCCACTACCGTTCCCACTCCCACTACCATTCCCACTCCCACTGCcattcccactcccactcccactaCCATTCACACTACCACAACTTTTCCCACTACCGCAACTATTCCCACTACCACAGACATTCCCACTCCCACTGCCATGCACACTACcattcccactcccactcccactaCCATTCCTATTCCTattcccactcccactcccactcccaatcccactaccactaccactaccattcccactcccactcccactcccactcccactaCCATTCCCACTACCACAACCATTCCCACTACCACAACCATTCCCAATCCCACTACCATGCACACTCCCACTCCCATTCCCACTGCCACTCCCACTGCCACTACCATTCCcattcccactcccactcccactaCCATTCCTATTCCTattcccactcccactcccactaccactaccactaccactaccattcccACTCCCAcacccactcccactcccactcccactaCCATTCCCACTACCACAACCATTCCCACTACCACAACCATTCCCAATCCCACTACCATGCACACTCCCACTCCCATTCCCACTGCCACTCCCACTGCCACTACCATTCCCATTCCcattcccactcccactcccactcccactcccattcccactcccactcccattCCCATTCCCACTCCCACTCACACTCCCACCCCCACTCCCACTCCAattcccactcccactcccactcccactcccattCCCACTACcattcccactcccactcccactcccactcccactaCCATTCCCACTACCACAACCATTCCCACTACCACAACCATTCCCAATCCCACTACCATGCACACTCCCACTCCCATTCCCACTGCCACTCCCACTGCCACTACCATTCCcattcccactcccactcccactaCCATTCCTATTCCTattcccactcccactcccactaccactaccactaccactaccattcccACTCCCAcacccactcccactcccactcccactaCCATTCCCACTACCACAACCATTCCCACTACCACAACCATTCCCAATCCCACTACCATGCACACTCCCACTCCCATTCCCACTGCCACTCCCACTGCCACTACCATTCCCATTCCcattcccactcccactcccactcccactcccattcccactcccactcccattCCCATTCCCACTCCCACTCACACTCCCACCCCCACTCCCACTCCAattcccactcccactcccactcccactcccattCCCACTCCcattccctctcccactcccactctcattcccactcccactcccactaCCATTCCCATTCCCACTCCCATTCCGACTCCcattcccactcccactcccactcccactcctaTTCCcattcccactcccactcccactcccactaccattcccactcccactcccactcccactcccactcccattCCCATTCCCAGTTTGCTATTCCAAGCTCCAGTCTGCCATTTACTTCATTCACTCCTCAGCtcgctcctgtctttctctctctccaatctcaTTTTAGGAAATTAATCTTCCTGTCACCCTGGCACCATCTCTAATCGCCCCGTCCCCCCGACCTCccgtcctccctctccccctcctacgATTCCTCATGTCACCATGATAATGTGTCGCTCTGCCAGGCTCCTCACGAGCTCATTATCTAGAGTTATTGGGACGGACTCCTACCCTACtcggagtggaggagaggggagagtggaggaaaaggagagacaggagggaaggggagggggaggagaggggagtgagGAGAGTGCAGGGGAAgggggagacgagaggagaacagaggagaggagaggaggggagatgagtgACTCCCGTCATCTTATTTCAGTCCTTTCTATGGCCCCATAACAATCTGGACATGGAAAATGATTTTGAATGGTTTAAAGGGTCTGGAATCACTACGTTTAATGCCAGGGCTCCCAGGGCTTTGATGGAGCGAGGCGACATGTTGTTATTAAGACACAAAAGGCTGGCACAACGACATCAATTCACGCTGTCCTCGGCATGAATGACCCTGAAGGGTTCCACAGCTGCTTCTGCATTATTTCCTTACAATTCTTCCAAGCTGACGTCTCACAGACAAGGGCTTCCAATTTTTTGTATCCTTCATGATATAAGACATTAATCAAATTTGGTTGAGAAGTTAGAGGAGGCTAGAGAAGAAGAGGAGTGAgaaaagatgaggagagagagcagaagaggagggagagcagAAGAGGAGATAAGAGAAGAAGGGAgcaaagaggagggagagaagaagaggagagagagggatggaagatgACTTGAAAATGCAAGGAGGAGGTATTATTTTGTATGGAATTACATTAATGTTGATTATTGGCGGTCCTATGAGGTTTGATGGAAAGAGCAGCATGGATGCAGGctttgtaaatgtaaatgttatttgtTATAACTAGTGGTTATATGTGGTTCCGAAGGGTGACTGATGATAGCATACAGTATTAAACGGGTTAAATGAGATCTCAAACAGCTAAGCTGAGTGTTGTCAAGGTGGTGGACATTTGAAGGAAAAGGTCCACTGGTTGTCATGTGACAGTTACTTGGTACTATAGGAACTTGGAAGCATATTGTGCggcaaatcatttgtaaaaaaaagaaaacgaGAAGAGTAGTGGCCCAAGGCATCTGCCCTGAGGGACACCGTACTGTACGtatctgatgttagagaagcttccattgacGAACATTCTCTGGGTTCTTTGGATAAATATCTCTCCGACCATGTGATGTCAGGTGATGTAAAGCCACAGCAAGTGAGTTTCTTCAGTAACAATGTATGATCAATAACATCAATACggaaatctaacaatacagcaCCAAACTATCATCTTATTATCCATTTAttttaaccaatcatcagtcatctaagtcagtgcagtacaaggtgagtgcccttctctatatgcATACTGAAAGTCAGTAGTTCATTTGTTTAATCCAGCCgatttgtcagatttcaaaaaggctttacggcgaaagcataccatgcgattatctgaggacagcgccccgcgtacaaaagcattaaaaacattttccaaaccagcagaggcatcacgaaagtcagaaatagcgataaaataaatcacttacctttgaagatcttcctctgtttgcaatcacaagggtcccagctacaaaacaaatggttgttttgttcgataaagtcctactttatatccccaaaatagttagtttagttggcgcgcttgattcagtaatccacctgttcccctcgttcaacatgcagacaaaggaatcccaaaagttaccaataaacttcgtccaaacaagtcaaacaacgtttctaatcaatcctcaggtaccctaatatgtaaataaataatgcaatttaagacagagaatagtgtgttcaataccggagataaataacgaggTGGGCGCCCTCATCCATGAGCACAACAAAACTACAGTCAAAATgagagccacctagaaaaactacaaattctagctcatttttcaaaaaacaagcctgaaaccctttctaatgactgttgacatctagtggaagttttaggaactgcaatctgggaggtattcCTTTGAATCTCCCATAAACAAGTATTTGAATGGGCTGTGACCTCCAAAAAAAAAGAATCTAATTGGATTCTCCtcgggttttcacctgccatatcagttctgttatactcacatacattattttaacagttatagaaactccagagtgttttctatccaatattcatatcctagcttctgggcctgagtaacaggcaatttaatttgggcacctcagtcatcagaacttccgaatactgccccctagtttTAAACACCATCGTTGTCTCATCTGATAtattcacacagacacagacatgtccATGTAAAACAACACAACCACACGTGTTGTTAAACACTCTGTGTGTGGGTTGATTGGGCTGTAGTGGTTGATTGGGCTGTAGTGGTTGATTGGGCTGTAGTGGTCGATCGGGCTGTAGTGGTCGATCGGGCTGTAGTGGTCGATTGGGCTGTAGTGGTCGATTGGGCTGTAGTGGTTGATTGGCTGTAGTGGTTGATCGGGCTGTAGTGGTCGATTGGGCTGTAGTGGTTGATTGGGCTGTAGTGGTTGATCGGGCTGTAGTGGTTGATCGGGCTGTAGTGGTTGATCGGGCTGTAGTGGTTGATCGGGCTGTAGTGGTTGATTGGGCTGTAGTGGTTGATCGGGCTGTAGTGGTTGATTGGGCTGTAGTGGTTGATTGGGCTGTAGTGGTCGATTGGGCTGTAGTGGTTGATTGGGCTGTAGTGGTTGATCGGGCTGTAGTGGTCGATCGGGCTGTAGTGGTTGATTGGGCTGTAGTGGTGGATTGGGCTGGAGTGGTCGATTGGGCTGTAGTGGTCGATTGGGCTGTAGTTCAGTGGACATGGATGGCTGTCATTGGATCACCTGTCTGGACTGAGGGATGGATGATGTGTCTGGACTGAAGGATGGATAATCTGTCTGGACTGAGGGATGGATGATCTGTCTGGACTGAGAGATGGATGATCTGTCTGGACTGAGGGATGGATCACATGTCTGGACTGAGGGATGGATGATCTGTCTGGACTGAAGGATGGATAATCTGTCTGAACTGAGGGATGGATCACATGTCTGAACTGAGGGATGGATGGTGTGTCTGGACTGAGGGATGGATGATCTGTCTGGACTGAGGGATGGATGATGTGTCTGGACTGAGGGATGGATGATCTGTCTGGACTCAGGGATGGATGATGTGTCTGGACTGAGGGATGGATGGTGTGTCTGGACTGAGGAATGGATGATCTGTCTGGACTGAGGGATGGATGATGTGTCTGGACTGAGGGATGGATGGTGTGTCTGGACTGAGGGATGGATGATGTGTCTGGACTGAGGGATGGGGCTCCATGGACCAGTGGGTTCTGGGACCATCAAAGGGTCGTCTATTAGGAGGATTATATGTGTGAGGAAGCAGAGCTAGAAATCCAAGGAAACTGCTGAACATTACAACTTAATGTACAGTGCAGTAGAGAGGAGGGAAGCAGTGTTAGGTACCGGAGAGAAGGTCTGGAAAATTGGCTAGTGAGTTTTTAGGCTGTAGTTCCTGAAATAAATGATGGAGCTCCCCCTTATACAGCATATTGACAACGAGGTTGAATGAGGTTTGAATGCCAACCTTTGGTGAATATTCTAGTGTAATCTCGAAAGAATTTCAAGATATTGCCTCGGGCATTTTCTGTTGTCGCCAGAAACTGTGTATCTTTGGTAGGCAATAAGTGTCATGGATCCTTCCGGAAACTGTGACATTgcgcacacctggtccccattccCACTGATTGCATTTGTATAAATGTGCCCTTTGGTTCAGACTTGGGCTGCCGATTAGTGTTTACGATGTCCGTTGGTTGTGTGAGAACATTTGCCTTTTTGTTTAGGGCTTTCGTGCCACTTGTGGATTGCGCaaatgattacgggtctcgtcccgtgtgataaTCATCGTGCGGGTTTCTGTTATTTACTCGAGGTACcgctcgctcttttgtttgggtttcaaccctgtgtttttgtgtttacgtgtttgtttggtcttcgtccccgttcCTTTTCacggcacgctgtaatttgggtaATAAACCCtcccctattacgcattcctacGCCTGTCTCCCGAATTATTCATACCAGCGTGACAAAAAGGTTGAAGGGATTTGCCCAACCCTCAGTAAATATTGCCTgagtcccgaatggcaccctgttccctatatagcccactactttagaccagagccccatagaaccctattccctatatagcccactactttagaccagagccctatagaaccctattccctacatagtacactactttagaccagagccctatagaaccctattccctatatatagtgcactactttagaccagagccctatagaaccctattccctacatagtgcactactttagaccagagccctatagacccctattccctatatagggcactactttagaccaggggccctatagaaccctattccctatgtagtgcactactttagaccagagccctatagaaccctattccctatatagtgcactactttagaccagagccctatagaaccctattccctatgtagtacactactttagaccaaagcGCACTATATATGGACTAGGGAACCATTTGAGACAGAGGCTACATTTACCATCTTTAAAGGAGAACGGCGTTATCAGGAAGTTGTCGATACTAGTTTGTATCTCCACTATGGTCCTTGTTCTGTCCAACCAAAGTTAGTGGAATCGTTTAGTCTTTCTCTGTCCCAAGAAGAtcatttattcattttttttgtcCTTCTGCCAAGTCATGTGGCATCTGTCTCAAGGATTATTCTGAACTAAGTGAAGACAATACCTTCTGTACTGATGCCAGACATGGCATTTAGAAAACCTCTTCCATGTATGGCTGAAAAAGCTTGATTTTTTAACATGACATGCATATTTCAGGTCTTTATTTTGGCATCCAAAAgaaccataatgtctgttggcaGAATTTCTAATTATCTTTAACATTTTTAGTATTCCAAAGGGAATGGTATAttctctgttctactgtttttTGTTGGTAGTGTCTGTTGTGGGTCGAGGTTCAGTGAAGAAGCAGTTGATTATCTGTCCTTCTCACATATGACTGTTGTGGTCGAGTTTCAGTGAAGAAGCAGTTGATTATCTGTCCGTCTCACATATGACTGTTGTGGTCGAGTTTCAGTGAAGAAGCAGTTGATTATCTGTCCATCTCACATATGTCTGTTGTGGTCAAGTTTCAGTGAAGAAGCAGTTATTATCTGTCCATCTCACATATGGCTGTTGTGGTCGAGTTTCAGTGAAGAAGCAGTTGATTATCTGTCCATCTCACATATGACTGTTGTGGGTCGAGTTTCAGTGAAGAAGCAGTTGATTATCTGTCCGTCTCACATATGACTGTTGTGGGTCGAGTTTCAGTGAAGAAGCAGGTGATTATCTGTCCGTCTCACATATGACTGTTGTGGGTCGAGTTTCAGTGAAGAAGCAGTTGATTATCTGTCCTTCTCACATATGTCTGTTGTGGGTCGAGTTTCAGTGAAGAAGCAGTTGATTATCTGTCCGTCTCACATATGACTGTTGTGGGTCGAGTTTCAGTGAAGAAGCAGTTGATTATCTGTCCATCTCACATATGACTGTTGTGGGTCGAGTTTCAGTGAAGAAGCAGTTGATTATCTGTCCGTCTCACATATGACTGTTGTGGGTCGAGTTTCAGTGAAGAAGCAGTTGATTATCTGTCCTTCTCACATATGTCTGTTGTGGGTCGAGTTTCAGTGAAGAAGCAGTTGATTATCTGTCCGTCTCACATATGACTGTTGTGGGTCGAGTTTCAGTGAAGAAGCAGTTGATTATCTGTCCATCTCACATATGACTGTTGTGGGTCGAGTTTCAGTGAAGAAGCAGTTGATTATCTGTCCGTCTCACATATGTCTGTTGTGGGTCGAGTTTCAGTGAAGAAGCAGTTGATTATCTGTCCGTCTCACATATGACTGTTGTGGGTCGAGTTTCAGTGAAGAAGCAGTTGATTATCTGTCCGTCTCACATATGACTGTTGTGGGTCGAGTTTCAGTGAAGAAGCAGTTGATTATCTGTCCGTCTCACATATGACTGTTGTGGGTCGAGTTTCAGTGAAGAAGCAGTTGATTATCTGTCCGTCTCACATATGACTGTTGTGGGTCGAGTTTCAGTGAAGAAGCAGTTGATTATCTGTCCTTCTCACATATGACTGTTGTGGGTCGAGTTTCAGTGAAGAAGCAGTTGATTATCTGTCCATCTCACATATGGCTGTTGTGGTCGAGTTTCAGTGAAGAAGCAGTTGATTATCTGTCCGTCTCACATATGACTGTTGTGGTCGAGTTTCAGTGAAGAAGCAGTTGATTATCTGTCCGTCTCACATATGACTGTTGTGGTCGAGTTTCAGTGAAGAAGCAGTTGATTATCTATCCATCTCACATCTGGCTGTTGTGGTCGAGTTTCAGTGAAGAAGCAGTTGATTATCTGTCCGTCTCACATATGACTGTTGTGGTCGAGTTTCAGTGAAGAAGCAGTTGATTATCTGTCCGTCTCACATATGACTGTTGTGGGTCGAGTTTCAGTGAAGAAGCAGTTGATTATCTGTCCATCTCACATTTGACTGTTGTGGGTCGAGTTTCAGTGAAGAAGCAGTTGATTATCTGTCCATCTCACATATGTCTGTTGTGGTCAAGTTTCAGTGAAGAAGCAGTTATTATCTGTCCATCTCACATATGGCTGTTGTGGTCGAGTTTCAGTGAAGAAGCAGTTGATTATCTGTCCATCTCACATATGACTGTTGTGGGTCGAGTTTCAGTGAAGAAGCAGTTGATTATCTCTCCATCTCACATATGACTGTTGTGGGTCGAGTTTCAGTGAAGAAGCAGTTGATTATCTGTCCGTCTCACATATGACTGTTGTGGTCGAGTTTCAGTGAAGAAGCAGTTGATTATCTGTCCGTCTCACATATGACTGTTGTGGGTCGAGTTTCAGTGAAGAAGCAGTTGATTATCTGTCCATCTCACATTTGACTGTTGTGGGTCGAGTTTCAGTGAAGAAGCAGTTGATTATCTGTCCATCTCACATATGTCTGTTGTGGTCAAGTTTCAGTGAAGAAGCAGTTATTATCTGTCCATCTCACATATGGCTGTTGTGGTCGAGTTTCAGTGAAGAAGCAGTTGATTATCTGTCCATCTCACATATGACTGTTGTGGGTCGAGTTTCAGTGAAG comes from Salvelinus fontinalis isolate EN_2023a unplaced genomic scaffold, ASM2944872v1 scaffold_0548, whole genome shotgun sequence and encodes:
- the LOC129846453 gene encoding mucin-2-like, whose amino-acid sequence is MHTTIPTPTPTTIPIPIPTPTPTPNPTTTTTTIPTPTPTPTPTTIPTTTTIPTTTTIPNPTTMHTPTPIPTATPTATTIPIPTPTPTTIPIPIPTPTPTTTTTTTTIPTPTPTPTPTPTTIPTTTTIPTTTTIPNPTTMHTPTPIPTATPTATTIPIPIPTPTPTPTPIPTPTPIPIPTPTHTPTPTPTPIPTPTPTPTPIPTTIPTPTPTPTPTTIPTTTTIPTTTTIPNPTTMHTPTPIPTATPTATTIPIPTPTPTTIPIPIPTPTPTTTTTTTTIPTPTPTPTPTPTTIPTTTTIPTTTTIPNPTTMHTPTPIPTATPTATTIPIPIPTPTPTPTPIPTPTPIPIPTPTHTPTPTPTPIPTPTPTPTPIPTPIPSPTPTLIPTPTPTTIPIPTPIPTPIPTPTPTPTPIPIPTPTPTPTTIPTPTPTPTPTPIPIPSLLFQAPVCHLLHSLLSSLLSFSLSNLILGN